One Excalfactoria chinensis isolate bCotChi1 chromosome 13, bCotChi1.hap2, whole genome shotgun sequence genomic window, GGGGTGGGACTTCCGCCGCCGGGGAGGcggttttgtgtgtgtgagagcGGTGCGAGCGGGGTCCCGGCTTTCCGGAGGGCAGCGGCGCTTCTCagctcggcccggcccggcctccGCGGGCACCGCTAGGAGCGAGCGGCGGCGGGCGGTCCCTTCCGAGCCGCTTCGGGGGATCCCCTCCCCGTGAGGGGGCCCCTGCAGGCGTGGGGGGCCCCCGCGGGCAGCGGGGTCCCCCCGAGGGCCGCTCGCTgagaggcggcggcggggcggcggctcCCTCCGCGGCGGTCGGCTCCGCGCTCGGGGCCGAGGGGCGGGCGGGTGTGCGATGAATGGGTTCAGCACGGAGGAGGACAGCCGGGAcgggccgcccgccgcccccttTTACggccagagctgctgcctcaTCGACGACGGCGACCGCTGCGTGCGGCCCGCGGGCAACGCGTCCTTCAGCAAGAGGATCCAGAAGAGCATCTCGcagaagaagctgaagctgGACATCGACAAAAGCGTGAGTCGCGGCCTCCGGAGGTTGAGCCTTCTGCCCGCCGCGGAGTTCCCCGGGCGCTGCGGGGTGGGGGGCGAAGCGCGTAGCCTGCCCCGGTGCTCCCTGCTGGCTCTGCACCGCGCTCGCCCACCTCCTGCGCTTGGCAGCAGGGCACGGAATGCACTGCAGTAACGCTGTTGttggtggcactgagggacgtttgtgcagaggggagggcagcaggggTTGTTTGGGGCAGGCAGAGGGGCAGCTCCGTGCTTTGGAGGCTGCCCTCCTGTTTTAATCGCAGTTTCATGCCGGAGCACGTTCGTGCTACTGGGTGAAATAAACGGCGTGGATTGCTATTTTAAGTTAAGTGTAGCTGACTTGATTAATTATGGAGAATGAATGAGCAGCGTGACCTCGTGGGTGGCAGCCCCGCCAGCGGGTGGGAATGAGGCGAAccttaaggtctcttccagcccatACAGTCTGTTTGACGATTCAATGAGTGCAGTAGTGGAGCGgattacttaaaaataaaccattGCATCAAACTCAGAATGTGAGGTGCCTTTTAAATAGAGCGCTTGCACATGTGTTGGCTGGTTGGCACCGAGCAGCTTGGTTCGCTGCTGGCTGCTTTGTGCCACGAAGTGACAGCTGTCAGCTCAAGATAGAAACGGGCTTGTTGGGCAGAGAATGCATAGAGCAGAGCAGCGGTGGGAACTGCAGAGGGCATTTCTCAGAAGCGAGACTGTTGCCGGAagtctgctctgcctgctgttcTTATCTGATCTCAGattgaaagcactgaaaaataaagaaggtaAAGTTCCGAGCCCTTCAGTTTGGCAGCTTCTTCTGTTGGTCGTGTCCCTTTTACACAGCCAAGATACAGAACGTGATGGGAAGAAGGGGAGTACATTTGAACTCTGTGGGGTTTTAGGGATggaattttgtttctgctggtCTCAGTGTGCCGTGGGTTTGTGTGGTGGTGCTGTCACTTCATTCTGCAAAGTCAGTCTTCATTGCTGGGTTAGcagtttcagagagaaaaaggaatcaGATCAATGAAATGCAGTGTACGAAGTGTGCTGCGTGAAGGAATTTAGAATGCAGGGCGTGTGCCTCGCGTGAAGATATTTTATTGCTATCAAATAGTTTGGATCATCTGTGGTCCTTTTTTGTGCATGTGCTAGTTCTAGTGAGGTAATTCCAGTTAAAATACAGGGTGTCTGTGACAAGGTAAGCTATAGAAAAGAGATGTCTTTGCTGTCGGTTTGCCGCTTTTAATTGAGCTAATTAGCCAACTTGTGTTTTGTCTAGATTGATAATCTCATGTTCTGTTCAAACTAGAAAGTTCTTAAGGCTGgaacagagcagcatttctcttgGTAGCACCCTGACAGTAATTCCTAAAGCAGATGCATTTCCTCCAGACAGCCCGCTGTTATTTTTTCTGACATGTGATTAcaaccataaaaaagaaatatgttatCTGCAAAGGTTCAGCTGCAGCTCTCGAGtccttcattttccttgtttttagtGTTCGTAGTGCAAGTAATCTTTCATGCCTGGGCTTTAAGATTAAAAATGTCTTAATGTTAGTCACCAGGCAGTAAGCAGGTACTCTGCAATACTGCTGGTTGAGTGACTGCTGCTGGATGCCATTTTTACCCTGCCTGTTTTGattgtgttgtgtttttcttttaccacTTCTGCTTTTTAGGTGAGACATCTGTATATATGTGATTTTCACAAGAACTTTATTCAAAGCGTCCGAAACAAacggaaaaggaaaacaagtgatGATGGAGGAGACTCTCCTGAGCATGAAACGGACGTCCCAGAGGTCAGTAGCTACCAAGTGGTTGTAGATTCTTTACCAGTTTGGAGCGTGGTGAAATTTCACTTGGATATTTTCAGCACCACCAAAACTACTGTGAACTTGCcctgatttctttatttccaagaCTCAGCTGTTGTGTGATATCCTGGTTTTCTTCATCACACCAGTAAGAATTCTCCGACCATGTAAAGCTCTCTATAAAAAGAGGCATAATAATGTAACTGCACAGCTTAGCGTATGTACCATTTCCaaacagggagctgctgggttACTTTACCTTTTTTAGGTAAGAAAAccttgcttcctttttttgAAGCTAAGCATCCTGTGTAGTTACAGAGAGAGCTGTGCTCCCAGTGTGGTTCTTTGTTAGCTAGCATAGACTCTGGAACATCAAATCAATCTCTGTATGACTGGTGATAACCAGAGACATTAGGCTTCTGCAGACTTTTGTATGTCATACTTCTAGCTTAAAATTGCATTCAAGTTATAGACCGTATTGGTAacgtttatttattttaaggaaataggcatatttttttctgccttacaAAGTGATAGAATCacctcttctttctcctgctgtaCACGCTGTCTGCTTTTTGATGATTCTGGCACTGTTAGCACTGCATGAAGTTGTGCAGAGGTAATACTGATGGAGGTGCTGAGTTCTGGCTGTGTCAGCAGAGCCCTCTGCTGGATGTGCCACCCGTGCTGGTAAAAAGCCTTTCTCCTCTGAAGAAAAGTAAGGCATTATGCCAGCAATTCACACACCTTCTGCTTGGAGGTTTGGAAGAAGcactgaaatttgtttttgcttttgacCCTTTGTTGTAGCTATTTGTGCTTCTGTTCCATCTGGTTTTCTGCTGGAACTTTACAATACTGACATCACATCAGTTACCGTAACAGCTGGTGTAAGCCCAGCTGGCATCCAAGGATGTTAGTGCTGCAGCATATGTAGGCTGTGTGGTGTTTTAAAACTGAGGGATGCTCACTGCGTTACCAAACATGAAACTCTGCGGTGTGTCAgtttttatgtcattttttttctatttctttttttttctatgtgtgtTGGGGGGTAGAAATACACAAAACTTCTGTCTCTGGAACCTGGCATTTCCCCCATGATCTTCATCTTCCTGTAGCCTTCCCCTGCATCCTGTTTGTAAACAGCATAGTCCCCATTGATgtgttttaattactttttatcTCTGTGCTCTGTCTTGTGTCACGAGGCATTTGTTCGGTGCTCGCTAAAATGATATTTCGTATGTGAGCTTTTTAAACCTTATGGGAGCAAAAGGTTTCCTTTTGCTCAAGGCTTGCAGAGGTGTAATTGATAGTAGAAACTGGCCAGCAATTCTGTTGACAGCATGTGGACCAGAACAGAATTCTGTATTTCCCTAAGGCTATTGTAGTCTTTTAGCATTAACAAGTAGAAAATAGATTTAGATTTGTCCATAAGGCAAGCTGACACGGTTCTGAATGTGAGCAAGGAGCAGCTCTGTTGATGAGGAAGTAGTTATTTTTAGATCATTCTGCATCTGTGCTTAATAGATGCTAAAGTGAGTAATCTTCCCATTCTCTGTTTTACCTCCAGGTTGACTTGTTCCAGCTCCAAGTGAATACTCTGCGACGTTACAAGAGACATTATAAGCTGCAAACTAGGCCTGGACTCAACAAGGCTCAGCTGGCAGAAGTAAGTGATGATGAAGTGTtagtattctttctttttattacaatTCTTTTTTGCTCCTATGCTGGAGTGCCCATTGCTTGAACACTAATATGTGCAGTGACTCTCTCGCTAACATGTAGCATGTGCTCCATGGCAGCTCTCAGGTGGTGGTGTGAACAGAAAGCTGCGTGCTTTCTTTCACCAGGGGTGGTCATGGGAATTGTGGAAGCTTGTTCTTGAAAGCTTGTTTTAGTAACTTGCTTTTTCCCGCTTCCTTTACTTCCGTACTTATAGACACGATCTGTTACCTTTAGGAAAACAAACGTAGTTTTGACTGGCCTGAGTGTTAGCTGAAGACGGCTGTTTTACCAAAATTAAAACCTCCCCCATAGTAGTCACCTTAAGTGcccctcttttttatttccttgcagcCACCTGAACTGGTTGgaattgcttattttttttaaggcaaaatCACTGATTGTGACTTCAGATTCCTTATTTCTCTCCCTTGTCTTTAATGTCTCATGATTCTCTAGTAAGTCAATAAAagggtttggttttctttttcttgaggaAAGAAACTCTACTGTTTCTTTCACACTGTATTCATTGGGAAATAACTCTGCAGCTGTTAGTCAGGGTTGTGCTTGACATGcatctgctcttctttctctcctaaCATGATCTGAAGGCATTCTCTAGGAGATGTCTTTTCTACACTTAGAGGAACTGTAGCAGTTACTGAGTGATAATGAGGTTATTTTTGTAAGCTGGAGTTTTCACAGCTGTCTTCCTGAAGACTGAGCAGTTTTGCTATTACTTTAAAGAACAACCtaaaaagacagcaaaacacTTCCTTCTTCTTGCGATGTCTGCTAGGGAATGAATGTAGAGAATATAGCGTATATATATAGTGTAGTGCAAGTAGGAGTAAGGTGATTGTATGTCCTCATTAGTGTATCAGATTTATGTGTTATAAGTAACCAGTCAGTCAGTTGCCTCCTGCCATGAATACTTGCATACTTAAGCAATTTACCATGCATATGCCcaggaggggaaaacaaacaaaaaaaaaaaaacaaacctactGTGCAAGCAGAAAATAACTCTAAAGGGAGCCTAACTTAAAGTTGTCACACACTTCCCAGATTTCCTGTGAAGTCTGAGCAGCTTTGACACTACGCTGGATCCTCGTCCAGCTCCCATGCTTGAATCACTGCTGCCTGAGGCTCTTAGACTCCTGCTGCTACCCCACCGTAAGGAAAACTCAAACTTCCATAAATCTTCTTGGAGTGACTTATTGCTCAGCCTGCATCAATATCCAGCTCTGGAGCTGTATTGAGTACCAAAAAGCTTCTTCTGTATAAGAAGCAGGTCTCAGCCAGCTCCAGTGTTTTCTACATTCAttttctgaggggaaaaaaaaaaagcagctgtggtTCAGGGCTTACACTCAAGTCTGAGATGGGTAGCCTTAACTGAACCCTGACATTCCCATTGCAAATCCCCAGGGATTCCTTTTGGTGAAAGCTTACCCGGTGTATTTTCCTTTGGATTCTTAAGACTTGCCTACATCTGGTTCACATAGCAAAgtgtttcagtatttctgaCACCCACCTTAAAATACTGAGATGCAGGAAGACTTTACTCTTCCCAATAATCTCGGCATGAAATGAGAATAtgctgctttggcaggaggACTTTCTGGCTTTCAAACTCCACTTGTAGGTTGGCTGCAAATACTGCTGACATAGCAAGGCTGTGTTCTGCTCATATGAACATTCCAGCTgtaaagagagagacagagagaggtAAACGAGGACTGACAGTTTGAATTGGTGCATGTTTGCCTAAAAGTATATTGCGCTCAGCGACCATAAAATCAGTTCTTGGAATACGCAGGGAACCCGGAGTTCTGATTATTTCTATGTAAATTTccatatttctgtcttttttgcaCGTTGTCCTTCTAGACGGTCAGTCGACACTTCAGGAATATTCCCGTGAATGAGAAAGAGACTCTTGCTTATTTCATCTATATGGTGAAGAACAACAAGAGCAGGCTGGACCAGAAatcagaaagcagcaagcaaCTAGAATGAAGACTAACAAGATTTGGAATAGGAGCGATCTTGAAGGAACACGTGGTATTGTGCTTTGTAGATATATCAAAACTGTTGAAGTatattgtaatattttttaatgcagtaaatCTGGATGATGGAGAAGTGTAGACAGTTCTTATCAGGAATATTTGAGAACACATGCACACCATTTTTCTGAAGACTTCTCATCCTCATTTAAAAGTCACGTTGGAATAAAGCAAGGAGAATAACAAGGAAACAGTAAACTTCTTAGGACTGTGGAATCTGCTAACatagtgttttaaaatgtttctggaaaTCCACATCTCAATGCAATTTAGATCAcggatggattttttttttcccctgaagtcAGCTGTCTCACCAAAcatgcagtttgttttcattcaggACTGGaatagcagcagagatgaaatgCGTTGTCAAGGTGCTTGGGTCAGCAGTTTGTTTGAAGCTTGCTCCCCACATACGTGTGCTCTGTCTTGCCTTGAGGTAATGCTTCAAGTCTCAAACTACTACGAATGCTCCAGCTCACCAACTCTACTCCAGTGAGCTACTCAACTAGTCTGACAATTGATACatattttttcatcttcccctccctcctctccccccaaAATGGAAGCCAAGCAACTTTctagaatcttttttttttttttccagtttcttttatttaagaGCCCACTTCGCACTTGTCTATAAGCATTTAAGGAGTTTTGCAGCTGCTCAGAATGTGGTATCAAGGTAAATTTGCTGGGATTGATCATGTTGGTAGAAATGCTCTTTCACTTCACTCCTATGTGTTTCCCTTGTATTCAAGGCTTAATGATAGTGGGTGAAACAGTGGGTTAAGGTGTCTGTCTCTTAATCTCTGTGTCAGATCAAGTATCTATCGGGAGCAATGTGAATTTTATACTGAACTGGTCTTTAGCAGGTGTCACAAAACTGCGTGTGGGTTAGTGTGCTCTGCTTAGTGTAAATCAGACTTAAGCACAGATGTAGCACAGTAACCAAGGTAGTGAACTGACTGGAGAGTGGTGTGTTTCATCCGTCTCTGTGAGCAAGCAGAAGTATGGaaacacttctctttttttgagCACTACTTGTGCTTTCCTAAGAGTTCTGTGACATGAAGGGTGGATTGCTGGTGCTCACAAAGAGCTGTAGACAGAAATATCCCTGGTTTTGTTATGTAAAGTCAATGTGTCCTTATAAATAACACAGTAGTTATTTTGGCTAACGCAGTTAATGAAATTGTTGGTCATGTCTGTCTGCTCTCCAGTGACCTCAAATGCTATACAAGGGGATCTCCTGATTTAAAGCACCACTTGGTTTTCATGCAGTCCTAACCATTGTCTCCACTCTGTCGCAAGATGCCAAGACTCCACACAAAGAGTATATTCTCAACAAGCCTTAAACACTGAACTCAACAGTTGAAAACATTGGGTAGCATTTTAATAATCTGGATCTAGATGATGCTTTGTTGAAGAGAAGAACACACGGTCACAGTCCCAGCTTGATACTGCATCAGATGTTTTGTAAGGCACAAGTGGAACTCTCCCAAAATCTGTGTAAAAAATCAAGTCACAATTTAAAGCAAGGTGTTCACATCAGCTTTGAATTGTGTGCTAACAGTCTAAGGAGATATTAAGTGAACATCAGCATGTTTAAGTTCTGTGTCATAGCCAGGAATAACCCATTCTGGTACATGGCCCGGTTGTGAAGTTTTGAGAATGGGGTGGTTTCAGCATTTCCTTGTTCAGTTCGGTGTGAAATTGAAGAACGTTGGGCAGGAGTAATGCTCAGAGAATGAGGAGAGAACGTCATCCACTGGTATTTTGTGAATGTCTAAAAGTTTCTGACTTACAGTGATCCTTACTGGAAGGATGGAGCAATTCCCACATCAGTCAACAAGATCTGGCTTCTCTCATTCAGGACAGATAGCTACAAGGGTATGTTCTCTGACTGCCGTGTTAATATTCAAAGTGCTCATATAGCCAGAGGATATTATTATTAAGGGAAAATGAGTTTCTGAGTTGCGAGTTACACTTCAGCGTAACTTATAGAccaaaactgttaaaaaaaacacaagtagtttgtttgggttttcggttgtttgttttatttctaggACTGAACACAGCCCTTGGGGTGTTTtagcagccagcagcaaaacGATTCTTTCGGAGGACTATGGTGGCAGGTTCCATCTGTTGGGGTGTATTCACTGGGATGCTTTGTGCGGAGGTGATATCCAGgaatttgttctatttttatttgtttttttcctgaaaatagtCAACTGATGTAAAATGTGATCCTTGCTTTCACTCCTAAAGCAATTATACTTTTgttgaaaaatgaataataataatgatgatgatgtgTGATGATGAAGTGATGTTTACCAGCCATTAGCAGTTATTTGTTTATAAGGTGGAAAGCTTGGGGGCAagataccaaaaaaaaaaacaaaaccaaacaaaaacccaaaagaaTCTTTGGCTGTCAGACCCCATAGCCTTATAAATCCTTGCGAATGCCTTATTGCCTTGTTCTCAACTTAGCTAGAGCAAAACGCCTTGAGCAAATGAAAGCCTATGTCTTGTTGGAAGGGTGAGCCACTTGGTGGCTGCCGTGCTATAAACTGAAATCACACGTCAATTCAGTAGCAATATCCATGTTCAGGGTGCCTGTGATTCTTGAAAAGCATTTAGTGTCTAATAACCAGAAAACGCAACAATGCAATTGTTCTGTATGATAGCGTTCTGTGTATCTGATTCCTTATGCTGCATGCCAATTAAAAAGAAGACTTTCcaactctttatttttaacttggaaGTAAATGTGTTTGAACCTCACACTTGCGAAGCCATGAGGTAGGACATTTTCATAGCACTTTTGGATGAGACTGGTTGGAAAGGCAGAAGACCCAGGTCGCTTTGGCTGCTATGATGTTTGGTGGGTTGGGGGTTTTTTCTGttggctttttggtttttttttgcctcttttacGTTTTGCTTTTCACAGTTGGGCCTTAAATTCTGTCTAGCTTTGAACCATGGAGCACAAGCCTTGGGGCATGGAGGATGGCCATATGGCATTTTCCATCTATAATACAGTGGAAGCTTATTTCTTACAAGCCTGAATAGGAGATGTTCACCCAGGGGCAGAGGAATTGTCTTTGAAGCCCTCCAGCTCTTACGCAGCCTAACTCCCGTAGCATAGCCTGATACAATCCTTGTTGAAGGGTTGCATCAACTTCTTTAGACCTGTGATCAGATCCAAAGCCATTAGTAGGAAATCTGAATAATGCAGAAACATCTCAACCGCAGTTGATTTAATCCTGTGTGCTGACCCTCTGCTCTTTttaagggaagaagaagaaataattactgGTAGTTATTGGCTTGAGCTCAACTCAAGGGAGTTTGAAACGTGAAAAGTGAAGTCAGCAACAACGTGGTGGCTGGAAAGTGCCTGCATTTCCAAGGAGGCTGTGTTAGAATGCAGTTACTGTAAGACTCTGCCTCACAAAGAACGTTGCGTATCAACCTGAAGTAAGCAATTGCATTAAAAGCTAATGTTTCTTTTGACAGGCACTTTAGATGTTCAgactgagaaaagcagagaggacAGGCTTGTACTGCCTGGCCCCAATACTCTGGTGTCCCAGTTTTCCTCAGAAATGTGGCTGTAAACCACCAGGTAGCGTGGCATTCAGAGTTAGATCTAAACATGTTGTCTGACGTTTTAAAAGTTGATCTTATGTACAAGAAGAGAGGGTTTGAAATCGTGAGCCAAAATAATCCATAGTAAATGCATGCTTTCAAGCACATCGTGATggcaaggaggaaaagaaacaggacaCAGCCCATGGAAAG contains:
- the SAP30L gene encoding histone deacetylase complex subunit SAP30L; translated protein: MNGFSTEEDSRDGPPAAPFYGQSCCLIDDGDRCVRPAGNASFSKRIQKSISQKKLKLDIDKSVRHLYICDFHKNFIQSVRNKRKRKTSDDGGDSPEHETDVPEVDLFQLQVNTLRRYKRHYKLQTRPGLNKAQLAETVSRHFRNIPVNEKETLAYFIYMVKNNKSRLDQKSESSKQLE